Part of the Nitrospira sp. genome, TCCTCGCCGCCGGCGCCGCAAAATCAATCTGGCCGACTTCCTCAAGGCCGCGGGAGGGGAGGGAAGTCCCACCGGCGCGACCAATGAAGTCACCAATGCGTACGATGCCTACCAGATTCTGGGTCTCGAGTTCGGCACTCCGCTCGCCGATGTGACCACCTCCTTCCGTCAACGTGCCAAAGAATTGCACCCCGATGCGCGCAACGGCGACCGCAGTTCAGAACCAGAGCTCCGGCGCATCCTCGAAGCCTATCAATTCCTCAAAGAGTACTTGAGCCTGAGCAACACCGAACCGCCGATTTCACGCGGGGCGGAATATCGTCCCACTGAGTAACCCATGGCCACACTGGAACCGGATCAGACCTTCATTACCTCCGACGATGCCCTCGATGCCCTCTGTGATCAACTCCTCAACAGTTCGGTCATTGCCATCGATACCGAGTTTATGGGGGAGGAGCATTTCATCCCCCGCCTGGAGTTGATTCAGGTCGCGGCGGAAGGGGTGGCCGCGGTTATCGACTTTCCCGCCGTGCAAGAGACCGCGCCGATGGCCCGATTCTGGGAGCTTGTCTGCGATGCCCGCATCGAAAAGGTGCTGCATGCGGGACGGCAGGACCTGGAACTGTTCGCACACCATGCCGGGCGTCTGCCGAAGCCCTTTTTCGATACACAGATCGCCGCCGCCATGGTCGGGTACGGCGCGCAGACCGCCTATGCCAACCTGGTCCAGCGCGTCCAGGGCGTGAAACTCGACAAGGCCCATACATTTACGAATTGGAGCCAGCGGCCGCTGAGCCGCGAGCAGCTGGTCTATGCCCTGGACGACGTGACCTTCCTGCTCCCGGTGCACCGGCATCTCCGGCAGAAATTATCCGTGATGGGTCGCGCGGAATGGGTGGATGAGGAATTCGCCCGTTTGGAAGTCTCTCTTGGCGCACAGGCGCGGGACCCCCAGGAGCGGTATCAACGCATCCGTGGATGGGACAGCCTCAAACCACGCGCGGCCGGTGTCCTGCGCGACTTGGCGGCCTGGCGTGAAGGGGAGGCCCGGCGGCGCAACGTCCCGCGGGGACGAGTGATGCGTGACGAGGTGCTGGTGCAGCTGGCCCGTCAAACGCCGCGCACGCTGGATCAATTGCGCGGCATGCGGGGAATGTATTCGTCGGAAGTCGAACGGAACGGGCAGGCGCTGCTCGCCACCATGCAGCAGGCGCTGGCGCGACCGGAATCCGAATGGCCCGAGGTCCCACGCGATCGCAAGCCGGATCCCGAATCCACCGGCGTGCTGGAGCTGCTGCAGGCTGTGCTGAAGTCCCGTGCCTCTGTGGAGAACATCGCCCCCACGCTGATCGCCACCACCGGTGACTTGCAGGCCCTGGTCGAACGGGCGTCACCAGTGGAAGAAATGGACATCCCCGTGTTACGGGGCTGGCGACGGCAACTGGTCGGAGAAACACTCCTCAGCGTTCTATCCGGGGACCTGAAGGTGTGGATCGACCCGCAACTCGGCAAGCTCCGCTTCGGCCATCTCGATCACGCGTAACCTCCCCCGTCTACCGCGTCGCCCTTCCTGCGGTCTGAGCGCGGCTCTGAGTCCGACGCTCTTTCCACAATCCCAACAACAACGTCAGCAGGGCCAGACCGATTTCGTCGGCCAGCGGGATCACGTCCGGCACAATGATGTCCGCCAGGGTAAGGACGGCGAACAGCACAAAGAGAGACGGAAAGCGAAGGTTGAGCCGCTGCAGAATCCTCCCGAGCAACGACACGCGATCAACGGAACTGAATGCAAACATAGGCCCGGCCCTCCCTGATGTCGACCCGGCGCCGCTGCAGGAGCGTCTGCGGCAGCGCCAGGCTCCCACGTTTCTGAGAAGATCAGAGCATCTTGGTGATCGTGTCGGCCGGGCGCGCCAGCATGGCCTTATCGCCCTTTTCGACGAGCGGACGTTGAATCAAATCCGGATGCAGGACCATCAGGTCGAGCAGATGGTCCTCGCTCATTGCCGGGTCGGCCAGCTTCAGCGACTTGTAGAGATCTTCTTTCGTGCGCAGGACCTCGCGAGCCGTTAGTCCGGCTTTCTGGAGCAGGCCTTTGAGTTGGCTCTTTGTGAACGGTTGCTCATAATAATTGATCGCCTTGAACGGTTGGCCGCTCTCGCGCACGATCCGCACGGCCTCGCGACACGTCGAACAGGTGGGTTTCTGATAGATTGTGATCTCCGCCATGCTTTCAGCCTTGCTCCTTCTTCGTAGGTTCTCTTGACGCAAATTTTTGACCTGTGTTACATGGACACACGAGACTTCACCCTAGAGCGATACTGTTGACCTATGCCGATTTTCGGAACCGACACCAGCGATCAGGCCGGCAAATTTTCCTGTGCGTCAGCGACGCAACGCACCCTGAAAGATCTGCGCACCAAACGCAAGGGGCAGCCGGTGTTTGTCGTCGGGCACCGGCTGGAGCGGAAAGGCAAGGAAGCCACCTTTGAAGTGTTCAATGATCGCCTGGCCATCATTCGCTTCGATGACGAGGTCAAGCTAGGCT contains:
- the rnd gene encoding ribonuclease D — encoded protein: MATLEPDQTFITSDDALDALCDQLLNSSVIAIDTEFMGEEHFIPRLELIQVAAEGVAAVIDFPAVQETAPMARFWELVCDARIEKVLHAGRQDLELFAHHAGRLPKPFFDTQIAAAMVGYGAQTAYANLVQRVQGVKLDKAHTFTNWSQRPLSREQLVYALDDVTFLLPVHRHLRQKLSVMGRAEWVDEEFARLEVSLGAQARDPQERYQRIRGWDSLKPRAAGVLRDLAAWREGEARRRNVPRGRVMRDEVLVQLARQTPRTLDQLRGMRGMYSSEVERNGQALLATMQQALARPESEWPEVPRDRKPDPESTGVLELLQAVLKSRASVENIAPTLIATTGDLQALVERASPVEEMDIPVLRGWRRQLVGETLLSVLSGDLKVWIDPQLGKLRFGHLDHA
- the arsC gene encoding arsenate reductase (glutaredoxin) (This arsenate reductase requires both glutathione and glutaredoxin to convert arsenate to arsenite, after which the efflux transporter formed by ArsA and ArsB can extrude the arsenite from the cell, providing resistance.) — protein: MAEITIYQKPTCSTCREAVRIVRESGQPFKAINYYEQPFTKSQLKGLLQKAGLTAREVLRTKEDLYKSLKLADPAMSEDHLLDLMVLHPDLIQRPLVEKGDKAMLARPADTITKML
- a CDS encoding J domain-containing protein; this translates as MAFSTNRLFKYQRGMRRRIGMLRAKNVDSMEFAVDFMMQERVDSYFRIEPGLEEVERSLQQIEDELDLVKDVSGAIRLESRLEFVEDRWDELDSEVRERPRRRRRKINLADFLKAAGGEGSPTGATNEVTNAYDAYQILGLEFGTPLADVTTSFRQRAKELHPDARNGDRSSEPELRRILEAYQFLKEYLSLSNTEPPISRGAEYRPTE